The DNA region AGGCGTGCAGCGGCTGGTTCAACTCCAGCAACACGTAGTTGGTGACGTCGACGATGTTGTTGATCGAGCGTACGCCGCTGAGGGTGAGGCGCTCGACCAGCCACGCCGGCGACGGACCGACGGTGACGTCCATCACGGCCGCGGAGTAGACGGGGCAGAGGTCCGGGCGCGCGACGGTGACGCGAAGTTCGCCGGGCACCGGGTTCCGGGCACCGGGCACCGGGTTCTCACCGTCGAAGGCCGACTCGTCCGCCGTAGCCTTGGCGAAGGTGGAAGGCCGAAGCCCCAAGGCCGCTGCCGGCGAGCGCAGCGAGCCCCCGTACTTCACCGCCACTTCGCGCGCCATCCCGATCACGCTCAGGCAGTCGGGGCGGTTGGCGGTGATCTCGAAGTCGATCACCGCGTCCTCGGGGCGCCCCTCGACAGGATCCACCGACGCGACCTCGAAGCCGCGCATGGTGAGGTCCCTGGCGAGCTGGTCGATCGCGACGGGGACGTCGACGTATTCCTTCAACCACGAGACGAGGATTCTCACGACGCGAACTGCTCCAGGAAGCGGAGGTCGTTCTCGTAGAACGCCCTGATGTCGTCGACGCGATGGGCGAGCAGCGCGAGGCGCTCGATGCCCATGCCGAAGGCGAAGCCGGTGTACCGCTCGGGATCGATGCCGACGGCCTCGAACACCGAGGGGTGCACCATGCCGCTGCCGCCGATCTCGATCCAGCCGGTGCGCTTGCACATCGAGCAGCCGCTGCCGAAGCACGACTGGCAACCGACGAACACCTCGGCGCTCGGCTCGGTGTACGGGAAGAACGACGGCTTGAACATGATCGGCGTCTTCGGGTCGAAGAACTCGCGCGCGAAGCCGAGCAGCGTGCCCTTCAGGTCGGCCATCGTCACCTGCTCACCGACGACGAGCGCCTCGACCTGCTGGAACATCGGCGTGTGCGTGAGGTCGAGGTTGTCTCGCCGGTAGACGCGACCCGGCGCGATGATCCGGATGGGCGGCGCGTGCCGCTCCATGTACCGGATCTGCATCGCCGACGTGTGCGTGCGCAGCAGCGTCGCCGGCCGCAGCGTGACGCCCGCGCCGGGCTCGCCGGTCGCGCGCACGCCCTGCACGAACGGCTGCGCGAGGTAGAGCGTGTCCTGCGCGTCGCGCGCCGGGTGCTCGGCCGGCATGTTCAGCGCCTCGAAGCAGTGCCAGTCGTCCTCGGTCTCGGGGCCGTCGAGGATCTCGTAGCCCATGCGCACGAAGATGCGCTCGATGCGCTCGCGCATCGCGTTGAGCGGGTGACGCGAGCCGACGGGGAGTGGGCGAGGCGCCAGCGTCAGGTCCAGGCCGGCGGCGCGGGTCGCAGACGCGCCGAGCGTGGCCTTGCGCGCCTCGAGCCCGGCCTCCACGGCCTGCTTCAGCTCGTTGGCCAGCCTCCCGATCTCGCGCTTCTGGTCTGCCGGCGCCTTGCCGATCTCGCCATACAACGCCGTCACGAGGCCGTTCTTGCGCCCGAGGAAGCGGTCGCGCAACGCCTGCAGGTCGGCCGCCGAGGCGACGGCCGCCAGGGCCGCGTCGAACTCGGCGCGCAGGGCGGA from Luteitalea sp. TBR-22 includes:
- the pheS gene encoding phenylalanine--tRNA ligase subunit alpha, translated to MTDLSSSVSALRAEFDAALAAVASAADLQALRDRFLGRKNGLVTALYGEIGKAPADQKREIGRLANELKQAVEAGLEARKATLGASATRAAGLDLTLAPRPLPVGSRHPLNAMRERIERIFVRMGYEILDGPETEDDWHCFEALNMPAEHPARDAQDTLYLAQPFVQGVRATGEPGAGVTLRPATLLRTHTSAMQIRYMERHAPPIRIIAPGRVYRRDNLDLTHTPMFQQVEALVVGEQVTMADLKGTLLGFAREFFDPKTPIMFKPSFFPYTEPSAEVFVGCQSCFGSGCSMCKRTGWIEIGGSGMVHPSVFEAVGIDPERYTGFAFGMGIERLALLAHRVDDIRAFYENDLRFLEQFAS